In one Mesotoga infera genomic region, the following are encoded:
- a CDS encoding permease gives MSLYSIVVYFITGLLLLFSLIASRKKALMALKKAWRSFERILPELIAIMLFVGLLIALLNPETISQLLGENSGILGLFIASVVGSITLIPGFVAFPTAAMLLSNGAGTTQIALFVSTLMMVGVATFPVEKKYFGSRLSIMRNVMALGFSFIVAGLMGMILG, from the coding sequence ATGAGTTTGTACAGCATTGTAGTCTATTTCATAACTGGATTGCTTCTGCTCTTCTCTCTAATCGCAAGCCGAAAAAAGGCTCTTATGGCGCTCAAGAAAGCGTGGAGATCATTTGAGCGAATCCTTCCTGAACTTATAGCCATTATGCTTTTTGTTGGTCTACTCATAGCTCTGTTGAATCCTGAGACAATCTCGCAGTTGCTCGGAGAGAATTCCGGGATTTTGGGTCTGTTCATAGCATCAGTTGTGGGATCGATAACCCTTATTCCCGGTTTTGTGGCTTTCCCCACGGCGGCGATGTTGCTCAGTAACGGAGCCGGGACAACTCAGATAGCTCTTTTCGTCTCCACTCTCATGATGGTTGGAGTTGCAACTTTTCCAGTGGAGAAGAAGTATTTCGGAAGTAGACTGTCAATCATGAGAAATGTGATGGCACTTGGATTCTCGTTTATCGTGGCCGGTCTTATGGGAATGATACTTGGATGA
- a CDS encoding permease, which produces MKAQRYVFPLVMAAVVSAVFAVDNQVGRNALSITGSSFLEMLSVIPPIFILLGLLDVWIPREKIIRHLGENSGIKGIVLSFLLGAAAAGPLYGAFPIAAVFMKKGVKFSNVLIFIGAWSTTKIPMFMFEVGSLGAGFALLRLAINIPGILLIATILERITGKESVEEIYAQATSMSE; this is translated from the coding sequence ATGAAGGCGCAAAGGTATGTCTTTCCGTTAGTAATGGCAGCGGTCGTTTCTGCTGTATTTGCTGTCGACAATCAGGTCGGGCGCAACGCGTTGAGCATTACTGGATCGAGTTTTCTAGAGATGTTATCCGTTATTCCTCCGATATTTATTCTCTTGGGCCTTCTCGATGTCTGGATTCCAAGAGAAAAGATTATCAGACATCTGGGAGAGAATTCAGGCATTAAGGGAATAGTACTTTCCTTTCTTCTTGGAGCGGCTGCAGCGGGGCCTCTGTATGGAGCCTTCCCAATAGCGGCGGTCTTCATGAAGAAAGGAGTGAAGTTTTCGAACGTGCTGATCTTTATTGGAGCATGGTCAACAACTAAGATTCCAATGTTCATGTTCGAGGTGGGATCACTGGGTGCAGGGTTCGCTCTGCTCAGATTGGCGATAAACATTCCAGGAATACTACTTATAGCGACAATACTCGAAAGAATAACCGGAAAAGAAAGTGTTGAGGAGATATATGCACAGGCTACCAGCATGAGTGAATAG